Proteins from a single region of Streptomyces spinoverrucosus:
- the purD gene encoding phosphoribosylamine--glycine ligase, with product MKVLVIGTGAREHALCRSLSLDPAVTALHCAPGNAGIAEVAELHPVDALDGAAVSALAARLGADLVVVGPEAPLVAGVADAVREAGIAVFGPSKEAARLEGSKAFAKDVMAAAAVPTARSYVCTTQAEVDEALDAFGPPYVVKDDGLAAGKGVVVTADLDAAKAHAGACDRVVIEEYLDGPEVSLFAVTDGEAVLPLQPAQDFKRALDNDEGPNTGGMGAYSPLPWADPKLVDDVLQTVLQPTVDELRRRGTPFSGLLYAGLAITGRGVRVIEFNARFGDPETQVVLARLKTPLAGILMAAATGNLANLEPLRWSDDAAVTVVVASHNYPGTPRTGDPITGLDAVAEEDAPHAYVLHAGTNRDGDAVVSAGGRVLSVTATGGDLAEARERAYRAVSRIHLDGSQHRTDIAAKAATGA from the coding sequence GTGAAGGTCCTCGTCATCGGTACCGGCGCCCGCGAACACGCCCTGTGCCGCTCCCTGTCCCTCGACCCCGCCGTCACCGCGCTGCACTGCGCCCCCGGCAACGCCGGCATCGCCGAGGTCGCCGAGCTGCACCCGGTCGACGCCCTGGACGGCGCGGCCGTGTCCGCGCTGGCCGCACGGCTCGGCGCCGACCTGGTGGTCGTAGGCCCGGAGGCCCCGCTGGTCGCGGGGGTCGCGGACGCCGTGCGCGAGGCGGGCATCGCCGTGTTCGGCCCCTCCAAGGAGGCCGCGCGGCTGGAGGGATCCAAGGCATTCGCCAAGGACGTCATGGCGGCGGCCGCGGTCCCGACCGCCCGCTCGTATGTCTGTACGACGCAAGCGGAGGTCGACGAGGCACTCGACGCCTTCGGCCCGCCGTACGTCGTCAAGGACGACGGTCTCGCCGCCGGCAAGGGCGTCGTCGTCACCGCCGACCTCGACGCGGCGAAGGCCCACGCGGGCGCCTGCGACCGTGTCGTCATCGAGGAGTACCTCGACGGCCCCGAGGTCTCCCTGTTCGCCGTGACCGACGGCGAGGCCGTCCTCCCGCTCCAGCCCGCCCAGGACTTCAAGCGCGCGCTCGACAACGACGAGGGCCCGAACACCGGCGGCATGGGCGCCTACTCCCCGCTGCCCTGGGCCGACCCGAAGCTGGTGGACGACGTTCTGCAGACCGTCCTCCAGCCGACCGTCGACGAGCTGCGCCGCCGCGGCACGCCGTTCTCCGGCCTGCTCTACGCCGGTCTGGCGATCACCGGCCGGGGTGTGCGGGTCATCGAGTTCAACGCCCGGTTCGGCGACCCGGAGACCCAGGTGGTCCTGGCCCGCCTGAAGACGCCGCTCGCCGGCATCCTCATGGCCGCCGCCACCGGCAACCTCGCCAACCTCGAACCCCTCCGCTGGAGCGACGACGCGGCCGTCACCGTCGTCGTCGCCTCGCACAACTACCCCGGCACCCCCCGCACGGGCGACCCGATCACCGGCCTCGACGCGGTGGCCGAGGAGGACGCCCCGCACGCCTACGTCCTGCACGCCGGTACGAACCGCGACGGCGACGCCGTCGTCAGCGCGGGCGGCCGCGTCCTGTCCGTCACCGCGACGGGCGGCGATCTCGCCGAGGCCCGCGAACGGGCGTACCGCGCCGTCTCCCGCATCCACCTGGACGGCTCCCAGCACCGTACGGACATCGCGGCGAAGGCGGCGACGGGCGCATAG
- a CDS encoding YfjI family protein, with protein MDSPDLWAGMPTLDEPPGEDDAAPDVWEDPIPLTGRRERPPFPAHVLPAWLGEFVTAVAQETQTPVDLAGSIALAVLATAAGGRSVVHVRGNWREPTNLYTVVALPPANRKSAVFALLTNPLYEAEKQLKTAMKPVIVEAELTARLAKEAADKAAAKAASADGDKRDEMVATAVGLAQTADTLTVPAEPVLLADDSTPETVTSLMSEQGGRLSVMSAEGGIFDIIAGRYSGAPNMEVFLKGHAGDRLRVNRQTRREYIDAPALTIGLAVQPDVLRDIGKVKGFEGRGLLARFLYSLPVSTVGDREIITDPVPEETAAAYTARVIDLALSLAEWTDPAVIQLTPDADAALIAYQKRIEPQLKARGGKLGHISNWAGKLAGATARMAALLHLAEHGGSGYAHPVTEDTMRAAIELGEYYTAHALAVFDVMGADPVLSRARSVLEALRDNGWEDVSRRDVFSVLSRSEVPTVADLEPALALLEDHGYLRSYQPERTGKRGRPPAPRLQAHPSLRHGGR; from the coding sequence GTGGACAGCCCCGACCTGTGGGCCGGAATGCCCACCCTGGACGAACCGCCCGGCGAGGACGACGCGGCACCTGACGTGTGGGAGGACCCCATTCCCCTCACCGGCCGCCGCGAGCGTCCGCCGTTCCCCGCTCACGTGCTGCCCGCCTGGCTGGGGGAGTTCGTGACGGCCGTCGCACAGGAGACACAGACCCCGGTGGACCTCGCCGGGTCGATCGCCCTCGCCGTGCTCGCCACGGCGGCCGGCGGTCGGTCGGTGGTCCACGTGCGCGGCAACTGGCGTGAGCCCACCAACCTCTACACGGTGGTGGCGCTCCCGCCCGCGAACCGCAAGTCGGCCGTCTTCGCGCTGCTCACCAACCCCCTCTATGAGGCGGAGAAGCAGCTCAAGACGGCGATGAAGCCCGTGATCGTGGAAGCGGAGCTGACGGCGCGGTTGGCCAAGGAAGCGGCGGACAAGGCCGCCGCCAAGGCCGCGTCCGCCGACGGGGACAAGCGCGATGAGATGGTGGCGACCGCTGTAGGGCTGGCGCAGACCGCCGACACGCTCACCGTCCCCGCCGAACCGGTCCTGTTGGCGGACGACTCGACACCCGAGACGGTCACCTCGCTCATGTCCGAACAGGGCGGGCGGCTGTCGGTGATGAGCGCTGAGGGCGGCATCTTCGACATCATCGCCGGCCGCTACTCCGGCGCCCCCAACATGGAGGTCTTCCTTAAAGGGCATGCCGGGGACCGGCTGAGGGTGAACCGGCAGACCCGCCGCGAGTACATCGACGCCCCCGCCCTGACCATCGGCCTCGCCGTACAGCCTGACGTACTGCGGGACATCGGGAAGGTGAAGGGGTTCGAGGGACGCGGACTGCTGGCCCGCTTCCTGTACTCCCTGCCAGTGTCCACGGTCGGTGACCGCGAGATCATCACCGACCCGGTACCGGAAGAGACGGCCGCCGCCTACACCGCCCGGGTCATCGACCTCGCCCTGTCCCTGGCGGAGTGGACCGACCCGGCCGTCATCCAGCTCACCCCGGACGCGGACGCGGCCCTGATTGCCTATCAGAAGCGCATCGAACCGCAGCTCAAGGCACGCGGCGGCAAGCTGGGCCACATCTCCAATTGGGCCGGAAAGCTTGCCGGTGCGACCGCCCGCATGGCCGCGTTGTTGCACCTCGCCGAACACGGCGGCAGCGGCTACGCCCACCCCGTCACCGAAGACACCATGCGCGCGGCTATCGAGCTGGGGGAGTACTACACCGCCCACGCCCTCGCTGTATTCGACGTCATGGGCGCCGATCCGGTCCTGTCCCGCGCCCGCAGCGTGCTGGAAGCGCTGAGGGACAACGGATGGGAGGACGTCAGCCGGCGGGACGTCTTCAGCGTCCTGTCCCGCAGCGAGGTGCCCACCGTCGCGGACCTCGAACCGGCCCTCGCGTTGCTGGAAGACCACGGATACCTGCGGTCCTACCAACCCGAGCGCACCGGCAAGCGCGGACGCCCACCGGCACCCCGCCTACAGGCCCACCCGTCCCTGCGCCATGGCGGCCGGTGA
- a CDS encoding DNA polymerase III subunit gamma and tau yields MSSLALYRRYRPESFAEVIGQEHVTDPLQQALRNNRVNHAYLFSGPRGCGKTTSARILARCLNCEQGPTPTPCGECQSCRDLARNGPGSIDVIEIDAASHGGVDDARELREKAFFGPAASRYKIYIIDEAHMVTSAGFNALLKVVEEPPEHLKFIFATTEPEKVIGTIRSRTHHYPFRLVPPGTLREYLAEVCQKEDIPVEDGVLPLVVRAGAGSVRDSMSVMDQLLAGAGADGVTYAMATSLLGYTDGSLLDSVVEAFATGDGAAAFEVVDRVIEGGNDPRRFVADLLERLRDLVILAAVPDAVDKGLIDAPADVLERMQAQAGTFGPAELSRAADLVNEGLTEMRGATSPRLQLELICARVLLPAAYGDERSVMARLDRLERGVNFSTGAGAPAMGYVPGPDVHGGAPAGANAGAGAAAGAAIPPGGGAAAARAAVRASGGGTVPSEAFGGAVSGGPSGHGGPGAPGDQRGDVRPDGSGTPTAPSAGEPTQQPPSAPAPTTPAQAPAPAPTTPQPQSEPQAPAPAPSAPTPGAWPTATPAGSGGTGRRPGGWPTAAPPGGGGRPQAAPSPSAPAPTPAPPTPATPTPTSAPPASPPPTGGLDPRSLWPNILEAVKNRRRFTWILLSQNAQITGFDGTTLQLGFVNAGARDNFASSGSEDVLRQALAEQFNVHWKIEAVVDPSGGGSAPPAPGNSGGGGYGASGTPGGYGSGGGASGYGGGGTASGYGGGTPGGTGGGTTTAQRPASTQPTSAAPAQPTAASAPAATLAPTPPRPSAPEPPPVSIEDDIPEDDDPDLDESALSGQELIVRELGATVMEEFSND; encoded by the coding sequence GTGTCGTCTCTCGCGCTGTACCGCCGCTATCGCCCGGAGTCGTTCGCCGAGGTCATCGGGCAGGAGCATGTCACTGACCCGCTGCAGCAGGCGCTGCGGAACAACCGGGTCAATCACGCGTACCTGTTCAGCGGTCCGCGCGGGTGCGGCAAGACCACCAGTGCGCGGATTCTCGCCAGGTGTCTGAACTGCGAGCAGGGGCCCACCCCCACCCCGTGCGGGGAGTGCCAGTCGTGCCGGGACCTCGCGCGCAACGGGCCGGGTTCGATCGACGTCATCGAGATCGACGCCGCGTCGCACGGTGGTGTGGACGACGCCCGTGAGCTGCGGGAAAAGGCCTTCTTCGGGCCCGCCGCCAGCCGGTACAAGATCTACATCATCGACGAGGCCCACATGGTCACGTCGGCCGGTTTCAACGCGCTCCTGAAGGTCGTCGAGGAGCCGCCGGAGCATCTGAAGTTCATCTTCGCCACCACCGAGCCCGAGAAGGTCATCGGGACGATCCGGTCGCGTACGCATCACTACCCGTTCCGGCTGGTCCCGCCCGGCACGCTCCGGGAGTACCTCGCCGAGGTGTGCCAGAAGGAGGACATCCCCGTCGAGGACGGCGTCCTGCCGCTCGTCGTGCGGGCCGGCGCCGGGTCCGTGCGTGACTCCATGTCCGTGATGGACCAGCTGCTCGCGGGCGCAGGCGCGGACGGTGTGACATACGCCATGGCCACGTCCCTGCTGGGCTATACGGACGGTTCGCTGCTCGATTCCGTCGTCGAGGCCTTCGCCACAGGGGACGGCGCCGCCGCCTTCGAGGTCGTGGACCGCGTGATCGAGGGCGGGAACGATCCGCGGCGGTTCGTCGCCGATCTGCTGGAGCGTTTGCGGGATCTGGTGATCCTCGCCGCCGTTCCGGACGCCGTGGACAAGGGGCTCATCGATGCCCCGGCCGACGTGCTGGAGCGGATGCAGGCCCAGGCCGGCACCTTCGGCCCCGCCGAGCTCAGCCGCGCCGCCGACCTTGTCAACGAGGGCCTGACCGAGATGCGCGGCGCCACCTCCCCGCGCCTCCAGCTGGAGCTGATCTGCGCGCGCGTGCTGCTGCCCGCCGCGTACGGAGACGAGCGGTCCGTGATGGCCCGGCTCGACCGGCTGGAGCGGGGGGTGAACTTCTCCACCGGGGCCGGTGCCCCCGCCATGGGGTACGTGCCCGGGCCCGACGTGCATGGGGGAGCCCCTGCGGGCGCGAATGCCGGTGCGGGCGCGGCTGCGGGCGCGGCCATTCCGCCGGGGGGCGGAGCTGCGGCGGCTCGCGCCGCCGTGCGGGCTTCCGGCGGCGGCACAGTTCCCTCGGAGGCCTTCGGTGGCGCCGTGTCCGGTGGACCCAGTGGACACGGTGGTCCAGGTGCGCCCGGCGATCAGCGGGGCGACGTACGCCCTGACGGCTCGGGTACTCCTACGGCCCCCAGCGCGGGCGAACCCACCCAGCAGCCGCCCTCGGCCCCCGCCCCGACCACACCGGCACAGGCACCGGCCCCCGCGCCGACCACACCCCAGCCCCAGTCCGAGCCCCAGGCACCGGCTCCCGCCCCGTCCGCCCCCACCCCCGGCGCCTGGCCCACCGCAACCCCCGCCGGTTCCGGAGGCACCGGCCGTCGTCCCGGCGGCTGGCCCACCGCCGCGCCCCCGGGAGGCGGCGGCCGCCCCCAGGCCGCCCCCAGCCCGTCCGCCCCCGCGCCCACCCCCGCGCCCCCCACTCCCGCGACCCCCACTCCCACATCGGCCCCGCCCGCCTCACCACCCCCGACCGGCGGCCTCGACCCCCGCTCCCTCTGGCCGAACATCCTCGAAGCGGTGAAGAACCGCCGCCGCTTCACCTGGATCCTCCTGAGCCAGAACGCCCAGATCACCGGCTTCGACGGCACCACCCTCCAGCTCGGTTTCGTCAACGCCGGCGCCCGCGACAACTTCGCGAGCAGCGGCAGCGAGGACGTACTGCGGCAGGCACTGGCCGAGCAGTTCAACGTCCACTGGAAGATCGAGGCCGTCGTCGACCCCTCGGGCGGCGGCTCGGCTCCGCCCGCGCCGGGCAACAGCGGCGGGGGCGGCTACGGCGCCTCCGGGACCCCCGGTGGTTACGGCAGCGGCGGCGGCGCCAGCGGTTACGGCGGTGGCGGCACCGCGAGCGGCTACGGCGGCGGTACGCCGGGAGGCACCGGCGGCGGTACTACGACCGCCCAGCGCCCGGCGTCGACGCAGCCCACGTCGGCCGCCCCTGCCCAGCCCACGGCCGCATCGGCCCCGGCCGCGACGCTGGCCCCCACCCCACCGCGGCCCTCCGCGCCGGAGCCGCCTCCCGTCTCCATCGAGGACGACATCCCGGAGGACGACGACCCCGACCTCGACGAGTCCGCCCTCTCCGGCCAGGAACTGATCGTGCGGGAGCTGGGAGCGACGGTGATGGAAGAGTTCTCGAACGACTGA
- a CDS encoding cell division protein FtsK, protein MTETTAFPPPEDPEGTEQPTADIVPFPLKKKTDPADPAMPAGVVKPGEWEAELPDSDDPEAEGLSEGAPVDPPREVYPPSVAEWMEAKDKARMPVLPDWVKLPDQRTAVRKWAVRHYSAVVGYHAVRLPLVYTPKICVYSPRGAWRWSAAIGRWVFDAEGKTLRLASVANEDAAEYLKLSRQRNDRVRLRGIVATIAGFVGLAAALTLYVMAPSWLLMLAVATLTTTLGVVGAPADRPLIDMAKVTFRKRKLSSDIVIRAHEASGLTTKDQTIAFPRPIGRDGDGWRVVVDLPYGKTFEDAMKAHARLASGMDIAPTQLFLDKDETSGRRVSYWIADRDPLAVPSGKSPLLGATRVDFWKPFPWGVDERGNPVMATMLWLSLLVGAVPRQGKTFSARTIALAAALDPYVRLYVFDGKASPDWRKFALVAHRIGFGIVPKNGFDPVQHLLTSLRELKADVEDRYHRLSELPLHVCPEGKLTPEISRDKKLNMPLTLFVVDEVQEYLTHPEHGKEILSLMVYLARVAPAVGVSVMTATQKPDDKACPSELRDQHQARFALRVGAYQVSDTILGAGSYSEGLDASKLLKSHKGVGLLKGMSDDSGIVRTYLADGRDADRILTRAAALREAEGTLSGDAVGEAPAPETSATILDDVAAVLGKGEAKVWSETVVDRLADLRPDVYGPWVELEPKPKAEALTAALKPFGIGTVQISRRIDGEQVNKRGIKRDDIAAAITERNKKRDAG, encoded by the coding sequence GTGACGGAAACCACCGCCTTCCCGCCCCCGGAGGACCCCGAGGGCACCGAACAGCCGACGGCTGACATCGTGCCGTTCCCGCTGAAGAAGAAGACCGACCCCGCCGACCCGGCCATGCCGGCCGGTGTGGTGAAGCCGGGGGAGTGGGAGGCCGAACTCCCCGACAGCGACGACCCGGAGGCCGAAGGGCTGAGCGAGGGGGCACCGGTCGACCCGCCGCGCGAGGTCTACCCGCCCTCGGTCGCGGAATGGATGGAGGCCAAGGACAAGGCCCGGATGCCGGTGCTGCCGGACTGGGTGAAGCTCCCTGACCAGCGCACGGCCGTCCGCAAGTGGGCCGTCCGGCACTACTCGGCTGTGGTCGGCTACCACGCCGTGCGGCTGCCGCTGGTCTACACGCCGAAGATCTGCGTGTACTCGCCGCGCGGCGCGTGGCGGTGGTCGGCCGCGATCGGCAGGTGGGTGTTCGACGCGGAGGGCAAGACGCTGCGGCTCGCGTCCGTCGCGAACGAGGACGCGGCGGAGTACCTGAAGCTGTCGCGGCAGCGCAACGACCGCGTCCGGCTGCGGGGGATCGTGGCGACGATCGCCGGTTTCGTCGGCCTGGCCGCCGCGCTGACCCTGTACGTCATGGCGCCGTCGTGGCTGCTCATGCTGGCTGTGGCGACGCTGACCACCACCCTCGGTGTGGTCGGGGCGCCGGCGGACCGGCCGCTCATCGACATGGCCAAGGTGACGTTCCGCAAGCGCAAGCTGTCCTCCGACATCGTCATCCGCGCACACGAGGCGTCCGGGCTGACCACCAAGGATCAGACGATCGCCTTCCCCCGGCCGATCGGCCGGGACGGCGACGGCTGGCGCGTGGTCGTGGATCTGCCGTACGGCAAGACGTTCGAGGACGCGATGAAGGCTCACGCCCGTCTCGCCTCCGGTATGGACATCGCCCCGACTCAGCTCTTCCTGGACAAGGACGAGACGAGTGGGCGGCGGGTGTCGTACTGGATCGCCGACCGTGACCCGCTCGCCGTCCCGTCGGGCAAGTCCCCACTGTTGGGGGCAACCCGGGTGGACTTCTGGAAGCCGTTCCCGTGGGGCGTGGACGAGCGCGGCAACCCGGTCATGGCCACGATGCTGTGGCTGTCGCTGCTGGTCGGCGCCGTGCCCCGGCAGGGCAAGACGTTCTCTGCCCGCACGATCGCGCTGGCCGCCGCGTTGGACCCGTACGTGCGCCTGTACGTGTTCGACGGCAAGGCGTCGCCGGACTGGCGGAAGTTCGCGCTGGTCGCGCACCGCATCGGGTTCGGCATCGTGCCCAAGAACGGGTTCGACCCGGTTCAGCATCTGCTGACCTCGCTGCGGGAACTCAAGGCGGACGTCGAAGACCGCTACCACCGGCTGTCCGAACTGCCGTTGCACGTCTGCCCGGAGGGCAAGCTCACCCCGGAGATCAGCCGAGACAAGAAGCTGAACATGCCGCTCACGCTGTTTGTGGTGGACGAGGTGCAGGAGTACCTGACCCATCCCGAGCACGGCAAGGAGATCCTGTCCCTGATGGTCTACCTCGCCAGGGTCGCCCCGGCGGTCGGCGTCTCGGTGATGACCGCGACGCAGAAGCCGGACGACAAGGCGTGCCCGTCGGAGCTGCGTGACCAGCATCAGGCCCGGTTCGCCCTGCGGGTCGGCGCCTACCAGGTCTCGGACACGATCCTCGGTGCCGGGTCGTACTCGGAGGGGTTGGACGCGTCCAAGCTGCTGAAGTCCCACAAGGGGGTGGGTCTGCTCAAGGGCATGTCCGACGACTCCGGGATCGTGCGCACCTACCTCGCCGACGGCCGCGACGCCGACCGCATCCTGACCCGCGCCGCCGCGCTGCGCGAGGCGGAGGGGACGCTGTCGGGTGACGCGGTCGGCGAGGCACCCGCGCCGGAGACGTCCGCGACGATCCTTGACGACGTCGCGGCCGTGCTCGGCAAGGGCGAGGCCAAGGTGTGGTCCGAAACGGTCGTGGACCGGCTTGCCGACCTGCGCCCGGACGTCTACGGCCCGTGGGTGGAGTTGGAGCCCAAGCCCAAGGCGGAAGCGCTCACCGCCGCGCTCAAGCCGTTCGGCATCGGCACGGTGCAGATCAGCCGGCGCATCGACGGCGAACAGGTCAACAAGCGCGGCATCAAGCGCGACGACATCGCCGCCGCGATTACGGAGCGCAACAAGAAGCGGGACGCCGGATAG
- a CDS encoding tyrosine-type recombinase/integrase: MAEKKKGTRRANGESAIYFGADGRWHARVPMGYKDNGEPYRRHLTRKTRDDLVEEVKKLEKQRDGGSAQQPGKAWTVEKWLQHWVENIAKPTVSENTYDGYEVAVRVHLVPGVGRHRLDRLQPEHLESLYRRMQANGERKAGTAHQAHRTARTALGEAVRRGYAAKNAAALAKPPRLEEDESEVEPYSVEEVQCLLLEANKRRNSARWMLALALGLRQGETLGLRWSDVDLANEYLKLRRNRLRPRYEHGCPEASPCGRKAGYCPDKVQVRRETKNTKSRAGRRAVPLPGPLVAMLRAHAETQERERKAAGDLWSDSDYVFTKPLGGPLSPNTDYHDWKRLLEDAGVRNARLHDARHTAATVLMLLGVPARVIDQIMGWEPGTSASMRARYLHVPDAMLKDVAKKIADAIWGPPEEPPVDKNQDNGG, translated from the coding sequence GTGGCAGAGAAGAAGAAGGGCACCCGCCGCGCCAACGGCGAATCGGCTATCTACTTCGGGGCGGATGGTCGTTGGCACGCGCGCGTGCCGATGGGCTACAAGGACAACGGGGAGCCCTACCGTCGGCACCTGACGCGCAAGACGCGCGATGACCTGGTTGAGGAAGTCAAGAAGCTGGAGAAGCAGCGCGACGGGGGTTCGGCTCAACAGCCGGGCAAGGCGTGGACGGTTGAGAAGTGGCTTCAGCACTGGGTTGAGAACATCGCCAAGCCGACGGTCAGCGAGAACACTTACGACGGCTACGAAGTCGCCGTTCGCGTGCACCTCGTTCCTGGTGTCGGCAGGCATCGCCTTGACCGCTTGCAGCCCGAGCACCTGGAAAGCCTGTACCGCCGTATGCAGGCGAACGGGGAGCGCAAGGCCGGTACAGCTCACCAGGCCCACCGCACCGCCCGAACCGCGCTGGGGGAGGCAGTACGGCGCGGCTACGCGGCGAAGAACGCTGCCGCGTTGGCGAAGCCGCCACGGCTGGAAGAGGACGAATCCGAGGTTGAGCCCTACTCCGTGGAAGAGGTTCAGTGCCTGTTGCTGGAAGCCAACAAGCGCCGGAACAGCGCCCGTTGGATGCTGGCGCTGGCGCTCGGACTGCGTCAGGGCGAGACGCTCGGACTGCGCTGGTCTGACGTCGACCTCGCCAACGAGTACCTGAAGCTGAGGCGGAACCGTCTGAGGCCCCGGTACGAGCACGGGTGCCCGGAAGCCTCGCCATGCGGCCGGAAGGCGGGGTACTGCCCGGACAAGGTGCAGGTGCGGCGCGAGACCAAGAACACCAAGTCCCGGGCTGGCCGCCGCGCCGTGCCCCTGCCGGGTCCGCTGGTCGCCATGCTCCGGGCTCATGCCGAGACGCAAGAGCGCGAGCGCAAGGCGGCCGGGGACCTGTGGAGCGACTCGGACTACGTGTTCACCAAGCCGCTCGGTGGCCCGCTCAGCCCGAACACGGACTATCACGACTGGAAGCGGCTACTGGAAGACGCGGGGGTTCGGAACGCCCGGTTGCACGACGCCCGGCACACGGCCGCCACCGTCCTCATGCTGCTCGGTGTCCCGGCCCGCGTCATCGATCAGATCATGGGGTGGGAGCCGGGCACCTCCGCGAGCATGCGGGCCCGGTACCTCCATGTGCCGGACGCCATGCTCAAGGACGTGGCAAAGAAGATCGCCGATGCCATCTGGGGACCCCCGGAAGAGCCCCCTGTGGACAAAAACCAGGACAACGGCGGCTGA
- a CDS encoding bifunctional DNA primase/polymerase has product MSATSDPLRVALALAAAGVPVLPLRQGKVPFGNCRSCKDGACGGRPNMKSAGACQCLAPCHAWAAATTDPHILTSPVWAPVWSEAVAVAYHPGGARLTVVDLDNAAAVAWAREMLPPTRTVPTTRGEHWIYRGAMQSANAVRPGLDIKSLTQYARWLGPGVGRMAVLPAVVRALVVKEDTTPARGGVASSLPARATWDRTVATGCRHTERYVRTGLERGLALVRARTESGAGSQAFGVARFLAAQHAGCPGPCGLAAIGEEIVTAAVSVGVPEAYARRAVANGLETAVERAA; this is encoded by the coding sequence ATGAGCGCGACGTCCGACCCCCTGAGGGTCGCCCTCGCCCTCGCGGCGGCCGGTGTCCCGGTCCTGCCGTTGCGGCAGGGCAAGGTTCCGTTCGGCAACTGCCGTTCCTGCAAGGACGGCGCCTGTGGTGGCCGCCCCAACATGAAGAGCGCCGGCGCCTGCCAGTGCCTCGCGCCGTGCCACGCGTGGGCCGCTGCCACCACCGACCCGCACATCCTCACCTCGCCCGTGTGGGCGCCGGTATGGAGCGAGGCGGTGGCGGTCGCCTACCACCCGGGCGGGGCGAGGCTGACGGTGGTTGACCTGGACAACGCGGCGGCCGTTGCATGGGCCCGCGAGATGCTGCCCCCGACGCGAACCGTGCCGACGACGCGGGGCGAACACTGGATCTACCGGGGCGCCATGCAGTCGGCGAACGCGGTCCGGCCGGGTCTCGACATCAAGAGCCTGACTCAGTACGCCCGTTGGTTGGGCCCCGGGGTCGGCCGTATGGCCGTTCTCCCGGCGGTCGTGCGCGCCCTGGTGGTGAAGGAAGACACCACCCCCGCCCGGGGCGGGGTGGCCTCTTCTCTCCCCGCCCGCGCCACGTGGGACCGGACGGTTGCCACCGGGTGCCGCCATACCGAGCGCTACGTCCGCACCGGCTTGGAACGCGGCCTCGCCCTCGTACGGGCCCGGACCGAATCCGGCGCCGGATCACAGGCGTTCGGCGTCGCCCGGTTCCTCGCTGCACAGCACGCGGGGTGCCCGGGACCGTGCGGCCTCGCGGCGATCGGCGAGGAGATCGTGACGGCCGCCGTCTCCGTGGGTGTCCCGGAGGCTTACGCGCGCCGCGCGGTCGCCAACGGCCTTGAGACGGCTGTGGAGCGCGCGGCATGA
- a CDS encoding excisionase family DNA-binding protein codes for MDDHDTLTPPADDDTTLVLLKVEEAARRLRIGRTTCFALIRTGELESIEIGRLRRVPADAPAEFLARRRAAKRAA; via the coding sequence TTGGACGACCACGACACCCTCACGCCCCCGGCCGACGACGACACGACCCTTGTTCTCCTCAAGGTCGAAGAAGCTGCCCGCCGACTCCGCATCGGCCGAACCACCTGCTTCGCGCTCATCCGCACCGGCGAACTGGAATCCATCGAAATCGGCCGTCTCCGTCGTGTCCCGGCGGACGCGCCGGCCGAATTCCTCGCCCGCCGACGCGCGGCCAAGCGCGCGGCTTGA